The genomic region GGCGGTTCAGGGTTTGATGGTCGCGAAGCCTTGCCAAGTTTTCCTGAAGCTCCCGGGCGGAAGCGTAAACCCCTTGCCCCACCGGCGAAGGGTGGCGCACCGCTTGGCGCAGGCTTTGGGCGCCGCACAGCCCGCAACCGGTGCGGCCGGTGAGATTGCGCCCCTTGCCGGTGAGACATGCGGCCCGCGCCTCAGGGATGCGCAGACGTACCTCAATGCCTTCGGTGCGCTGGTAAACTCTGATCGAGCCGATTTCCGCGGCGTCGGCGATGATCCCCTCGGTGAGGGAAAAGCCGAGGGCAAAATCCTCCAGATCCAGGGGCGTGGCCAACATAACCACATGGGGAACGTCGTTGTAGATCAGGGAGACCGGTACTTCCTCGGCGACAAAATCTTGCTGCCGGGTCTGTACCGCCCCCTGCCATCGCTCGACGGTGTTTTCCCGATAGCCGGGCCAGCCCAATTCTTGAGGAATCGCGTCCATAGCGCGTATCTTACTCGGCGGTCGTCACCTTGCGATTTTCAAGCAAGTCGAGCTGCTTCTCGGTGAATTCCTGATAACGCTTCTGCCACTCCGAGGGCTGGGACACCGGGGTCACCTGCACCGCGGTCACCTTGTACTCGGGACAGTTGGTGGCCCAGTCGGAGTTATCGGTGGTGATGACGTTGGCTCCCGATTCCGGGAAATGGAAGGTGGTGTAAACCACGCCCGGCTGTACCCGGTCGGTGATGCGGGCGCGCAGCACGGTTTCCCCGGAACGACTCTGGATGCCGACCCAGTCACCGTCCTGGATGCCCCGGTCTTCGGCGTCGTGGGGATGGATTTCCAGGCGGTCTTCCTCGTGCCAGACCACGTTTTGGGTACGCCGGGTTTGGGCGCCCACGTTGTATTGGGTAAGAATGCGGCCAGTAGTGAGGATGAGCGGGAAGCGGCTGTTGACGCGCTCGTGGGTGGCCACGTATTCGGTGAGCATGAAGCGTCCCTTGCCACGAACGAAAGTATCGGCGTGCATTACCGGCGTGCCTTCCGGCGTATTTTCGTTGCAGGGCCATTGGAGGCTACCGTAATGATCGAGTTTTTCGTAACTCACGCCGGTAAAGGTGGGGGTGAGTCTTGCGATTTCGTCCATGATTTCCGACGGATGCCGGTAGTTCATGGGGTATCCCAAGGCATTAGCCAAATCCTGGGTCACCTCCCAGTCGGATTTGCCGGCCAAGGGCGGCATCACCTTGCGCACCGGCGAGATGCGGCGCTCGGCGTTGGTGAACGTGCCGTCCTTTTCCAGGAACGAGGAGCCCGGCAGGAATACATGCGCGAACTTGGCGGTTTCGTTGAGGAAAAGATCCTGAACCACAATGCACTCCATGGAGCGCAGTGCATCGAGCACGTGCTGGGTGTCGGGATCCGACTGGGCGATGTCCTCGCCCTGCACGTAAAGCCCCTTGAAGCTGCCGTCGAGGGCGGCCGAGAACATATTGGGGATGCGCAGGCCGGGTTCCGATTGCAGCGACACGCCCCACGTGCTTTCGAACAGATGTCGGGTGGAATCGTCGCTGACGTGGCGATAGCCGGGCAGTTCGTGGGGGAAGGAACCCATGTCGCAGGAACCCTGCACATTGTTTTGACCGCGCAGCGGATTGACGCCGACCCCTTTGCGGCCGATATTGCCGGTGGCCATGGCCAGGTTGGCGATGCCGATGACGGTGGTGGAGCCCTGGCTGTGCTCGGTCACCCCGAGTCCGTAGTAGATGGCCGCGTTGCCGCCGGTGGCGTAGAGGCGGGCCGCTTTGCGGAGATCGGCGGCGGGTACGCCGGTGACCGATTCGGTGGCTTCCGGGGCGTGGCGGGGATCGGCGATGAATTGCCGCCATTTCTCGAACGAATCGGTTTCGCAGCGGGAAGCGACGAAGGATTCGTCCACCAGGCCCTCGGTGACGACCACGTGAGCCAGTGCGTTGAGCAGGGCGACGTTGGCCCCGGGGCGCAATTTCAAATGGTAATCCGCCTGAACGTGGGGGGATTTGACCAGATCGATCCGGCGCGGGTCGATGACGATCAATTTGGCGCCCTGGCGCAGACGGCGCTTCATTTGCGAGCCGAACACCGGGTGGCCGTCGGTGGGGTTGGCGCCCATCACCAGAATCACGTCGGAGTCCATCACCGAATCGAAATCCTGGGTGCCGGCGGATTCGCCGAAGGTCTGCTTGAGGCCGTAGCCGGTGGGCGAATGACAGACC from Methylohalobius crimeensis 10Ki harbors:
- the fdhD gene encoding formate dehydrogenase accessory sulfurtransferase FdhD, with protein sequence MDAIPQELGWPGYRENTVERWQGAVQTRQQDFVAEEVPVSLIYNDVPHVVMLATPLDLEDFALGFSLTEGIIADAAEIGSIRVYQRTEGIEVRLRIPEARAACLTGKGRNLTGRTGCGLCGAQSLRQAVRHPSPVGQGVYASARELQENLARLRDHQTLNRLTGAVHAAAWVLPENGIQKVREDVGRHNALDKLIGVLSRTGTDFDRGYVLVTSRASYEMVQKCATMGITLMAAISAPTALAIRLAEETGLTLIGFARGDKYVVYTHAHRLVHSKEKDLI
- the fdhF gene encoding formate dehydrogenase subunit alpha — protein: MSLMRDKDYGTPAKSAEKHVTLEIDGFQVTVPEGTSIMRAAAAAGIDIPKLCATDSLEPFGSCRLCLVQIEGGRGYPASCTTPVGEGMKVCTQNDKLADIRRGVMELYISDHPLDCLTCSANGDCELQDMAGEVGLREVRYGFEGKNHLQAETDHSNPYFSFDPSKCIVCSRCVRACEETQGTFALTIDSRGFDSKVSPGQMEDFLDSECVSCGACVQACPTATLMEKSIIDRGVPEHSIVTTCAYCGVGCSFRAEMKGSEVVRMVPDKNGRANHGHSCVKGRFAFGYATHSDRITQPMIRKSISDPWQEVTWEEAINYAASEFKRLQAKYGQDSIGGITSSRCTNEETYLVQKLVRAGFGNNNVDTCARVCHSPTGYGLKQTFGESAGTQDFDSVMDSDVILVMGANPTDGHPVFGSQMKRRLRQGAKLIVIDPRRIDLVKSPHVQADYHLKLRPGANVALLNALAHVVVTEGLVDESFVASRCETDSFEKWRQFIADPRHAPEATESVTGVPAADLRKAARLYATGGNAAIYYGLGVTEHSQGSTTVIGIANLAMATGNIGRKGVGVNPLRGQNNVQGSCDMGSFPHELPGYRHVSDDSTRHLFESTWGVSLQSEPGLRIPNMFSAALDGSFKGLYVQGEDIAQSDPDTQHVLDALRSMECIVVQDLFLNETAKFAHVFLPGSSFLEKDGTFTNAERRISPVRKVMPPLAGKSDWEVTQDLANALGYPMNYRHPSEIMDEIARLTPTFTGVSYEKLDHYGSLQWPCNENTPEGTPVMHADTFVRGKGRFMLTEYVATHERVNSRFPLILTTGRILTQYNVGAQTRRTQNVVWHEEDRLEIHPHDAEDRGIQDGDWVGIQSRSGETVLRARITDRVQPGVVYTTFHFPESGANVITTDNSDWATNCPEYKVTAVQVTPVSQPSEWQKRYQEFTEKQLDLLENRKVTTAE